The following are encoded in a window of Panthera leo isolate Ple1 chromosome B2, P.leo_Ple1_pat1.1, whole genome shotgun sequence genomic DNA:
- the SLC25A27 gene encoding mitochondrial uncoupling protein 4 isoform X5, with amino-acid sequence MSVPEDEERLLPLAQRWPRASKFLLSGCAATVAELATFPLDLTKTRLQMQGEAALARLGDGARESAPYRGMVRTALGIVQEEGFLKLWQGVTPAIYRHVVYSGGRMVTYEHLREVVFGKSEDKHYPLWKSVIGGMMAGVVGQFLANPTDLVKVQMQMEGKRKLEGKPLRFRGVHHAFAKILSEGGIRGLWAGWVPNIQRAALVNMGDLTTYDTVKHYLVLNTPLEDNITTHGLSSLCSGLVASILGTPADVIKSRIMNQPRDKQGRVYENILC; translated from the exons ATGTCGGTTCCAGAGGATGAGGAGAGGCTTTTGCCGCTCGCCCAGAGATGGCCCCGGGCGAGCAAGTTCCTTCTGTCGGGCTGCGCGGCTACCGTGGCCGAGCTAG cAACCTTTCCCCTCGATCTCACAAAAACTCGACTCCAAATGCAAGGAGAAGCGGCTCTTGCTCGGTTGGGAGACGGTGCAAGAGAGTCGGCTCCCTATAGGGGCATGGTGCGCACAGCCCTAGGGATTGTTCAAGAAGAAGGCTTCCTAAAGCTTTGGCAAGGAGTGACACCTGCCATTTACAGACACGTAG TGTACTCTGGAGGGCGCATGGTCACTTATGAACATCTCCGTGAAGTTGTGTTTGGCAAAAGTGAAGATAAGCATTATCCTCTTTG GAAGTCAGTGATTGGAGGTATGATGGCTGGTGTTGTTGGCCAATTTTTAGCCAACCCAACTGATCTAGTGAAGGTTCAGatgcaaatggaaggaaaaaggaaacttgaAGGGAAGCCTTTGCG atttcGTGGTGTGCATCatgcatttgcaaaaatcttaTCTGAAGGAGGAATACGTGGGCTTTGGGCAGGCTGGGTACCCAATATACAAAGAGCAGCACTGGTGAATATGGGAG ATTTAACCACTTATGATACAGTGAAACACTATTTGGTACTGAATACACCACTTGAGGACAATATCACGACTCATGGTTTATCAAG TTTATGTTCTGGACTGGTAGCTTCTATTCTGGGAACACCTGCTGATGTCATCAAAAGCCGAATAATGAATCAACCACGAGATAAACAAGGAAG agTTTATGAAAATATACTCTGCTGA
- the SLC25A27 gene encoding mitochondrial uncoupling protein 4 isoform X1 — MSVPEDEERLLPLAQRWPRASKFLLSGCAATVAELATFPLDLTKTRLQMQGEAALARLGDGARESAPYRGMVRTALGIVQEEGFLKLWQGVTPAIYRHVVYSGGRMVTYEHLREVVFGKSEDKHYPLWKSVIGGMMAGVVGQFLANPTDLVKVQMQMEGKRKLEGKPLRFRGVHHAFAKILSEGGIRGLWAGWVPNIQRAALVNMGDLTTYDTVKHYLVLNTPLEDNITTHGLSSLCSGLVASILGTPADVIKSRIMNQPRDKQGRGLLYKSSTDCLIQAVQGEGFMSLYKGFLPSWLRMVTSGFSFVFVFFVLKLLLICKYFPLSLLVFSMALPPNHNSFSFFISFFVFFLPLLRVLLPFLVE; from the exons ATGTCGGTTCCAGAGGATGAGGAGAGGCTTTTGCCGCTCGCCCAGAGATGGCCCCGGGCGAGCAAGTTCCTTCTGTCGGGCTGCGCGGCTACCGTGGCCGAGCTAG cAACCTTTCCCCTCGATCTCACAAAAACTCGACTCCAAATGCAAGGAGAAGCGGCTCTTGCTCGGTTGGGAGACGGTGCAAGAGAGTCGGCTCCCTATAGGGGCATGGTGCGCACAGCCCTAGGGATTGTTCAAGAAGAAGGCTTCCTAAAGCTTTGGCAAGGAGTGACACCTGCCATTTACAGACACGTAG TGTACTCTGGAGGGCGCATGGTCACTTATGAACATCTCCGTGAAGTTGTGTTTGGCAAAAGTGAAGATAAGCATTATCCTCTTTG GAAGTCAGTGATTGGAGGTATGATGGCTGGTGTTGTTGGCCAATTTTTAGCCAACCCAACTGATCTAGTGAAGGTTCAGatgcaaatggaaggaaaaaggaaacttgaAGGGAAGCCTTTGCG atttcGTGGTGTGCATCatgcatttgcaaaaatcttaTCTGAAGGAGGAATACGTGGGCTTTGGGCAGGCTGGGTACCCAATATACAAAGAGCAGCACTGGTGAATATGGGAG ATTTAACCACTTATGATACAGTGAAACACTATTTGGTACTGAATACACCACTTGAGGACAATATCACGACTCATGGTTTATCAAG TTTATGTTCTGGACTGGTAGCTTCTATTCTGGGAACACCTGCTGATGTCATCAAAAGCCGAATAATGAATCAACCACGAGATAAACAAGGAAG ggGACTTTTGTATAAATCATCAACTGACTGCTTGATTCAGGCTGTTCAAGGAGAAGGATTCATGAGTCTATATAAAGGCTTTTTACCGTCTTGGCTGAGAATGGTAACGTCaggtttttcctttgtttttgttttctttgtacttaaattgcttttaatctgtaaatattttcccctttctcttttggtttttagCATGGCTCTGCCCCCAAACcacaattctttctctttttttatatctttttttgttttctttttacctctcctCAGAGTCCTGTTACCTTTCTTGgtagaataa
- the SLC25A27 gene encoding mitochondrial uncoupling protein 4 isoform X3 has translation MSVPEDEERLLPLAQRWPRASKFLLSGCAATVAELATFPLDLTKTRLQMQGEAALARLGDGARESAPYRGMVRTALGIVQEEGFLKLWQGVTPAIYRHVVYSGGRMVTYEHLREVVFGKSEDKHYPLWKSVIGGMMAGVVGQFLANPTDLVKVQMQMEGKRKLEGKPLRFRGVHHAFAKILSEGGIRGLWAGWVPNIQRAALVNMGDLTTYDTVKHYLVLNTPLEDNITTHGLSSLCSGLVASILGTPADVIKSRIMNQPRDKQGRGLLYKSSTDCLIQAVQGEGFMSLYKGFLPSWLRMAAVIVNSSRSHFEGLIKADEEA, from the exons ATGTCGGTTCCAGAGGATGAGGAGAGGCTTTTGCCGCTCGCCCAGAGATGGCCCCGGGCGAGCAAGTTCCTTCTGTCGGGCTGCGCGGCTACCGTGGCCGAGCTAG cAACCTTTCCCCTCGATCTCACAAAAACTCGACTCCAAATGCAAGGAGAAGCGGCTCTTGCTCGGTTGGGAGACGGTGCAAGAGAGTCGGCTCCCTATAGGGGCATGGTGCGCACAGCCCTAGGGATTGTTCAAGAAGAAGGCTTCCTAAAGCTTTGGCAAGGAGTGACACCTGCCATTTACAGACACGTAG TGTACTCTGGAGGGCGCATGGTCACTTATGAACATCTCCGTGAAGTTGTGTTTGGCAAAAGTGAAGATAAGCATTATCCTCTTTG GAAGTCAGTGATTGGAGGTATGATGGCTGGTGTTGTTGGCCAATTTTTAGCCAACCCAACTGATCTAGTGAAGGTTCAGatgcaaatggaaggaaaaaggaaacttgaAGGGAAGCCTTTGCG atttcGTGGTGTGCATCatgcatttgcaaaaatcttaTCTGAAGGAGGAATACGTGGGCTTTGGGCAGGCTGGGTACCCAATATACAAAGAGCAGCACTGGTGAATATGGGAG ATTTAACCACTTATGATACAGTGAAACACTATTTGGTACTGAATACACCACTTGAGGACAATATCACGACTCATGGTTTATCAAG TTTATGTTCTGGACTGGTAGCTTCTATTCTGGGAACACCTGCTGATGTCATCAAAAGCCGAATAATGAATCAACCACGAGATAAACAAGGAAG ggGACTTTTGTATAAATCATCAACTGACTGCTTGATTCAGGCTGTTCAAGGAGAAGGATTCATGAGTCTATATAAAGGCTTTTTACCGTCTTGGCTGAGAATG
- the SLC25A27 gene encoding mitochondrial uncoupling protein 4 isoform X4 produces the protein MSVPEDEERLLPLAQRWPRASKFLLSGCAATVAELATFPLDLTKTRLQMQGEAALARLGDGARESAPYRGMVRTALGIVQEEGFLKLWQGVTPAIYRHVVYSGGRMVTYEHLREVVFGKSEDKHYPLWKSVIGGMMAGVVGQFLANPTDLVKVQMQMEGKRKLEGKPLRFRGVHHAFAKILSEGGIRGLWAGWVPNIQRAALVNMGDLTTYDTVKHYLVLNTPLEDNITTHGLSSLCSGLVASILGTPADVIKSRIMNQPRDKQGRGLLYKSSTDCLIQAVQGEGFMSLYKGFLPSWLRMEDTVLHRDCDL, from the exons ATGTCGGTTCCAGAGGATGAGGAGAGGCTTTTGCCGCTCGCCCAGAGATGGCCCCGGGCGAGCAAGTTCCTTCTGTCGGGCTGCGCGGCTACCGTGGCCGAGCTAG cAACCTTTCCCCTCGATCTCACAAAAACTCGACTCCAAATGCAAGGAGAAGCGGCTCTTGCTCGGTTGGGAGACGGTGCAAGAGAGTCGGCTCCCTATAGGGGCATGGTGCGCACAGCCCTAGGGATTGTTCAAGAAGAAGGCTTCCTAAAGCTTTGGCAAGGAGTGACACCTGCCATTTACAGACACGTAG TGTACTCTGGAGGGCGCATGGTCACTTATGAACATCTCCGTGAAGTTGTGTTTGGCAAAAGTGAAGATAAGCATTATCCTCTTTG GAAGTCAGTGATTGGAGGTATGATGGCTGGTGTTGTTGGCCAATTTTTAGCCAACCCAACTGATCTAGTGAAGGTTCAGatgcaaatggaaggaaaaaggaaacttgaAGGGAAGCCTTTGCG atttcGTGGTGTGCATCatgcatttgcaaaaatcttaTCTGAAGGAGGAATACGTGGGCTTTGGGCAGGCTGGGTACCCAATATACAAAGAGCAGCACTGGTGAATATGGGAG ATTTAACCACTTATGATACAGTGAAACACTATTTGGTACTGAATACACCACTTGAGGACAATATCACGACTCATGGTTTATCAAG TTTATGTTCTGGACTGGTAGCTTCTATTCTGGGAACACCTGCTGATGTCATCAAAAGCCGAATAATGAATCAACCACGAGATAAACAAGGAAG ggGACTTTTGTATAAATCATCAACTGACTGCTTGATTCAGGCTGTTCAAGGAGAAGGATTCATGAGTCTATATAAAGGCTTTTTACCGTCTTGGCTGAGAATG
- the SLC25A27 gene encoding mitochondrial uncoupling protein 4 isoform X2: protein MSVPEDEERLLPLAQRWPRASKFLLSGCAATVAELATFPLDLTKTRLQMQGEAALARLGDGARESAPYRGMVRTALGIVQEEGFLKLWQGVTPAIYRHVVYSGGRMVTYEHLREVVFGKSEDKHYPLWKSVIGGMMAGVVGQFLANPTDLVKVQMQMEGKRKLEGKPLRFRGVHHAFAKILSEGGIRGLWAGWVPNIQRAALVNMGDLTTYDTVKHYLVLNTPLEDNITTHGLSSLCSGLVASILGTPADVIKSRIMNQPRDKQGRGLLYKSSTDCLIQAVQGEGFMSLYKGFLPSWLRMTPWSLVFWLTYEKIREMSGVSPF from the exons ATGTCGGTTCCAGAGGATGAGGAGAGGCTTTTGCCGCTCGCCCAGAGATGGCCCCGGGCGAGCAAGTTCCTTCTGTCGGGCTGCGCGGCTACCGTGGCCGAGCTAG cAACCTTTCCCCTCGATCTCACAAAAACTCGACTCCAAATGCAAGGAGAAGCGGCTCTTGCTCGGTTGGGAGACGGTGCAAGAGAGTCGGCTCCCTATAGGGGCATGGTGCGCACAGCCCTAGGGATTGTTCAAGAAGAAGGCTTCCTAAAGCTTTGGCAAGGAGTGACACCTGCCATTTACAGACACGTAG TGTACTCTGGAGGGCGCATGGTCACTTATGAACATCTCCGTGAAGTTGTGTTTGGCAAAAGTGAAGATAAGCATTATCCTCTTTG GAAGTCAGTGATTGGAGGTATGATGGCTGGTGTTGTTGGCCAATTTTTAGCCAACCCAACTGATCTAGTGAAGGTTCAGatgcaaatggaaggaaaaaggaaacttgaAGGGAAGCCTTTGCG atttcGTGGTGTGCATCatgcatttgcaaaaatcttaTCTGAAGGAGGAATACGTGGGCTTTGGGCAGGCTGGGTACCCAATATACAAAGAGCAGCACTGGTGAATATGGGAG ATTTAACCACTTATGATACAGTGAAACACTATTTGGTACTGAATACACCACTTGAGGACAATATCACGACTCATGGTTTATCAAG TTTATGTTCTGGACTGGTAGCTTCTATTCTGGGAACACCTGCTGATGTCATCAAAAGCCGAATAATGAATCAACCACGAGATAAACAAGGAAG ggGACTTTTGTATAAATCATCAACTGACTGCTTGATTCAGGCTGTTCAAGGAGAAGGATTCATGAGTCTATATAAAGGCTTTTTACCGTCTTGGCTGAGAATG